In Cellulomonas sp. JZ18, the DNA window CGTCGACGCGCTGCTGGGCGGGTCGCTCGGCATGTACCTCGTGCTGTTCGACGCGCTGTTCGCGGTCGCCGTGCACGGCGCCCCGCGCGTGCGGCGGGCGGTGCAGGGCGTCGTCGGGGGCGCGGTGCTCGCCGCGGCCGTGGCCCTCGTGGTGGCGGGAGGGTCGGCCCGGGACGTCGTGCAGCTCGTGCTGGTGCTCGTCGCGATGTTCCTCACGCCGTTCTGGTGGGGCGGCGACGTGCGGCGCACCGAGGAGCTCGCGCGGTCGGAGGCGCGCCGGGCGGACCTCGAGCGCGAGCGCGCCGACCTGGCCCGTGCGCACGCCGACGACGTCGCCCGGATCGCCGCGCTCGACCGCACGTCGGCCGTGCAGGACGAGCGCCGACGGATGGCCCGCGACCTGCACGACGCCGTCGCCGGGCACCTGTCCGCCGTCGCGATCCACGCGGAGGCCGCGCTCGCGGGCAGGCCCGACCCGGACCGCGACCGGGCCGCCCTGCGCGCGGTCCGCGCCGGGGCGCTCGACGCGCTCACCGAGATGCGCGCGATGATCCTCGTGCTGCGGGCGGGCGACGACGCCGACGACGTCCCGGCCCCGCCCGGGCTGGACCGGGTGCCGTCCCTGGACGCGGACGTCGACCCGGCGGCGCTGCCGGTGGTGTCGGCCGCCGTCGGCCAGACCGCCTACCGCATCGCGCAGGAGGCCGTGACGAACGCCCACAAGCACGGCGCCGGCCGCCCCGCCCTGACCGTCCGCACCGACGAGCGCACCCTGCACCTGGAGGTCCGCAACGCCATGCCCGTCGTCGCCGCCGCGAGTCCCGTCCCGTCGTCGTCGACGGGACTGACGACCATGCGCGAGCGCGCCGCGACGCTCGGCGGCACCGTGACCGCCGGGCCGGAGGGGGACGCGTGGGTCGTGCGCGCCGTGCTGCCGCTGGACCCGGCGACGGACGCCGGGGCGGCGGGCGCGGCGGGCGAGGCGGGCGCGCGGGCCCGGAGCGGGGTGCGGGCGTGAGCGGGGCGGAGGACCGGCGCGTGCGGGTGCTGCTCGCCGACGACCACGGCGCGATCCGCGCGGGCCTGCGGCTGATGCTCGAGCAGTCCGGGCACGTCGAGGTCGTGGGCGAGGCCGGCGACGGCGACGTGGCGGTGCGGCAGGCGCGGGCGCTGCGCCCGGACGTCGTCCTCATGGACGTGCGCATGCCGGGCACGGACGGCATCACCGCCACCGAGGCGATCGTGCGGGACGGGCTCGCGGAGGTCGTCGCGCTGACCACGTTCGACCTCGACGAGTACGTCGTCGGCATGGTGCGGGCGGGTGCCGCCGGGTTCCTGCTGAAGTCCGTCGGCGCCGCGGAGCTGGTCGACGCCGTGCGCCGGGTGGCGGCGGGCGAGGGCGTCCTGGCCCCCGAGGTGACGCGCCGGCTGCTGGACGCGGTCGCGGGGCGGGCGTCGCTGGACCGGGCCGCCGACGTGCCGGGCCCGGACCGCGGCGAGGACCCCCGGCTCGCGGCCCTCACCGTCCGGGAGCGGGACGTGCTGGCCGGTTTGGGCGAGGGGCTGTCGAACGCGCAGCTCGCGGAGCGCCTCGTCGTCTCGCCGACGACGGTGAAGTCGCACGTGAGTCACGTGCTGGCGAAGCTGGGCGTCCGCTCGCGCCTGCAGGCGGGCGTGCTGGCCCGCGACCTGCTCGGCTGACGGCAGCCGCACGGTGGGCGAGCACCCCGCCCGGGGCGCCGTGCCGGGGGCCCGTCCACCCACGCTGCCCCGCACGCCCACCCACCGGGACGGCCCTGCCGACGACCCCGTGATCAGATGCGTTCCGGTGCCCGTGAGGCGTCCGATCACGGGGTCGTCGGCGAGCCGTCCCGACCCGTGGGCACGGTCCCCCCGGCTCGGCCGTCGCCCGTGTGCGCGGGTCAGGCCAGGGCTGCCCGGAGGCCGTCGAGGAGGGGGGTCGTGGGCCGGCCGACGAGGGTGCGCAGGTGGTCGGTCGCGTCCGCCAGCGCGCCGGCGGCGATGCCCTGGTCGAGCGCGACGACGAACCCGGCCGTGCCCTCGTCCAGCCCGGCGCCCGTGAGGACCGCGAGGTGCTCGTCCGCCGAGACCCGGCGGTACGTCACCGGGCGCCCGAGCAGCTCGGCCGCCGCGGCGGCGAGCTCGTCGAAGTCCCAGGCGACGTCGCCCGACAGCTCGTACGTGCGGCCCTCGTGCCCCTCGCCGGTGAGGACGGCGACGGCACCGGCGGCGAAGTCGGCGCGCGTGGCCGACGCCACCCGCCCGTCCCCGACGGACGCCACGATCTCGCCGGTCTGGGCCGCCTGCTGCACGGGCCCGACGTAGTTCTCGGTGTACCAGTTGTTGCGCAGCACCGTCACGGGCAGGCCGGACGCGGCGAGCAGCTCCTCGGTCGCCTTGTGGTCGGGGGCCAGGACGAGCGACGTCGTGTCCGCGTGCGGCGCCGACGTGTAGACGACGTGCCCCACGCCGGCCGCGACGGCGGCGTCGATGACGGCCCGGTGCTGCTCCACGCGCCGCCCCGGCTCGCTGCCGGACACGAGCAGCACCTTCTGCGCCCCGGCGAACGCGTCGGCGACCGTCTCCGGCCGGTCGTAGTCGAGCGTCACGACGCGCACCCCGCGCTCGGCCAGGTCCGCCAGCCGCTCGGTGGCGCGGCCGCCGGCCACGACGTCCCCCGGCGCGACGCCCGCGTCCAGCAGGCCCTCCACGACGAGACGGCCCAGGTGCCCGGTGGCTCCGGTGACGACGATCGACATGACTGCTCCTCCTGCGGGTGCGGGTGCGTGGACGTCCGCCACAACCCGCGCGGGTGCTCGCGCCTTCCCGCCGTCACCCGCGTGCGACGGCGACCGTCGCGTGACGGGTCCGTGACGACCGCGCGACGGCCGTCCGCTCCGGAGGCGGGACGCCCGTCCGACCGGTAGGAACGGGACCCATGGTGCGTGTCGGACTCCACAACTCCCACGAGCAGGTCCACCCCTCGGCGCTGCTCGCGGCGACGCAGCTCGCCGAGCAGCGCGGCTTCGACGCGGCGATGTGCTCCGACCACTGGGCTCCGTGGTCGGCGACGCAGGGGCACTCCGGCTACGCCTGGACGTGGCTGGGCTCGGCGCTCGCGACGACGCGCCTGCCGTTCGGCGTCGTCAGCGCGCCGGGGCAGCGGTACCACCCGGCGATCACCGCCCAGGCCGTCGCGACGCTCTCCGCGATGTACCCGGGACGGTTCTGGGTCGCGCTCGGGTCGGGCCAGAACATGAACGAGCACATCACGGGTGACCCGTGGCCCGAGAAGGACGTGCGCGACGCGCGCCTGGTCGAGTGCGTCGAGGTCATCCGCGCGCTGCTCGACGGCGAGGAGGTCACGCACGACGGCCTCGTGAAGGTCGACCGCGCCAAGCTGTGGACGCTGCCCGACGTCAAGCCGCTCCTCATCGGGCCCGCCGTCTCCCCGGCGACGGCCGCGCGGCACGCGCGCTGGGCGGACGGGCTCGTGACGGTCAACCAGCCGCCGGACACGCTGCGCGCGATCGTCGACGCCTACCGGTCGGCCGGCGGTCGCGGCGAGATCTCGCTCCAGGTGCACGTGGCCTACGCGCCCGACCCCGACGAGGCGTTCCGGCTCGCGCGCTCGCAGTGGGCGGGCAACGCGGTGGGCCCGCCGCTGGCCTGGGACATCGCCACGCCGGAGGAGTTCGACGCGGCGGCGCGGGACCTGCCGGACGAGAAGATCCACGAGGCCGTCGTCGTCGACCACGAGCCGGCGCGCATGGCCGAGCGCGTCGCCGCGCTCGCGGAGATCGGCTTCGACGCCGTCTACCTGCACCAGGTCGCCACGGACGTCGTGGCCTCGGACGAGAAGCACCCGCACGCGACGCCGACGGTCACGCCCGCCCCGTCCTCGCTCGAGGCGTTCGTCGACCTCGCCGCCGAGCACCTGCTGCCCGTCCTGCGGGAGGTGCGCGCATGAGGATCCGCGACACCGGCGACCTGTGGTGGAAGAACGCCGTCATCTACTGCCTCGACGTCGAGACCTACATGGACTGGAACGACGACGGCATCGGCGACCTGCCCGGGCTGGTCCAGCGCATCGACCACCTCGCCGAGCTCGGCGTCACGTGCCTGTGGCTCATGCCGTTCTACCCGACGGCCGACCTCGACGACGGCTACGACATCGTCGACTACTACGGGGTCGACTCCCGGCTGGGCGACTCCGGCGACCTGGTCGAGCTCATCCGCACCGCGCGGGACCGCGGCATCCGCGTCATCGCCGACCTCGTCGTCAACCACACCTCGGACCGGCACCCGTGGTTCCGCTCGGCGCGCAGCTCGCCGGACAGTCCCTACCGGGACTTCTACGTGTGGCGCACCGACCCGCCGCCGGACACCAGCGACCAGGTCGTCTTCCCCGACCAGGAGGACGGCATCTGGACGTGGGACGAGGAGGCGCAGGCCTGGTACCGGCACCGCTTCTACAAGCACCAGCCGGACCTCAACACCGCGAACCCGCAGGTGCGGGACGCGATCGCGAAGGTCGTCGGCTACTGGGCGGAGGTCGGCATGTCCGGCTTCCGCGTGGACGCGGTGCCGTTCTTCCTCTCCGACGTGGCGAACGACCCGCAGGACGAGATCGAGCACCCGCACGAGTTCCTGCAGCAGCTGCGGGCGTTCCTCACGCGCCGCGTCGGCGACGCGATCCTCATGGGCGAGGTGAACCTGCCGTACGACCAGCAGCTGCTCTTCTTCGGCGACCACGACCACGACGGCCACCACGAGGGCGAGGAGCTGAACCTCCAGTTCGACTTCGTCCTCATGCAGCAGATGTACCTGGCGCTGGCCCGCCAGGACGCGGGGGTGCTCGCGAAGGCACTCGAAGCGCGTCCGGAGATCCCGCGGGACGCGCAGTGGGCGACGTTCGTGCGCAACCACGACGAGCTGACGCTCGACAAGCTGAGCGACGACGAGCGCCAGGAGGTGTTCGACGCGTTCGGCCCGGACGAGGACATGCAGCTGTACGGGCGCGGCCTGCGCCGCCGGCTGCCCCCGATGCTCGACGGCGACCCGCGCCGCGTGCGGATGGTGTACTCCCTGCTCTTCACGCTGCCGGGCACGCCCGTGCTGTTCTACGGCGAGGAGATCGGCATGGGCGAGAACCTCGCTGCCGACGGCCGGCTCGCCGTGCGCACGCCGATGCAGTGGACGTCCGGGAAGAACGGGGGGTTCTCCTGCGCGGAGCCCGACGTGCTCGCGGGCCCGGTGGTGGAGGGCGCGTTCGGCCCCGACCACGTCAACGTCGCCGACCAGCGCCGCGACCCGGACTCGCTGCTGTCGTTCGTGCAGCTGCTGGCGCGCCGGTACCGGGAGTGCCCGGAGCTGGGCTGGGCCGGCCGCGCGGAGATCCTCGAGCAGCCGCACGGGTCGGTGCTCGCGCACCGGTGCACGTGGCAGGAGGCGTCGATGGTCGCGGTGCACAACCTCGGCCCGGAGGCCGTGACGGTGCCGCTCGCGCTGGACGACGCGGACGAGCACGCCCGCCTGGTCGACCTGCTGCACGGGGACCAGCTGACGCTCGACGCCGACGGGGCCGCGCAGGTGGAGCTCGCGGGCTACGGGTACCGGTGGCTGCGGGTCGTGCGACCGGACTCGCGCCGGCTGCTCTGAGCCGCGCCACCTGCCGGGTGGGCGGTGGACGGCGCGCGAAAGCCCCGGCCCGCCGGGGGGATGACGGGCCGAGGCGTCTCGGGGGGCGGAGGTCCACCGCGCTGCGCCCTGTTCTGGACGCACGTCCATCATGCGTCACGGATGCGCGACGGATTTAGGACGGAGGTCCCGCCGAAGCGTTTCGGCACGGACGCTCCCGGCGTTCGTCCAGGTTCGTCGCGTACCGTGCCCAGGTCCGCCGCCCCCGGGCGGGACCCCAGACGACGGAGGACCCCGTGCGCCGCACGACCACCGCCCGACCCGCCGTGCGCCGGCTGGCCGCGGCCGCGCTCGCCCTGACCCTGGGCGTCGGCCTGGCCGCGTGCTCCGGCGAGGCCGGGGACGACCCCACGACACCCGCCCCCACCGACTCGGCCTCGGCGCCCACCGCCGCCACGCCCAGCGCCGAGGACGTCGCCGCGCTCGAGGGCGTGACGATCGAGGGCGAGCACGGCACCAAGCCGACGCTCACCCTGCCGAGCACGCCGTTCCAGGTGTCCGCACCCGTCGCGCGCCTCGTCTCCGACGGCGAGGGCGAGGCCGTCGAGGTCGGCGAGCTGCTCACCATGCAGACCACCGGCTTCTCCGGCGCCGACAGCTCCGCGATGGGCTCCACCTACGACTCCGGCAGCCCGGAGTTCGTGGAGCTGAGCGAGACGGCGCTGTTCCCGACGCTGTTCGAGGCGATCGAGGGCGCGAAGATCGGTGCCCGCGTCGTCTTCGCGGTGCCGCAGGGCGAGACCACGGTCATCGCCGTCGCCGACCTCGTCGGCTCCGGGCCCGCACGCGCCGAGGGCACCGCGGTCGAGCCGCCGGCGGGCCTGCCCACCGTGACGCTCGCCGAGGGCGGTGCGCCGTCGCTCGAGCCCGCGGAGGGCGACGCGCCGACCGAGCTCGTCGTGCAGCCGCTCATCGAGGGCGCCGGCCCGGCCGTGGAGGCCGGCCAGACCGTCGTCGTCAAGTACACCGGCTGGCTGTGGGACGGGGAGCAGTTCGACTCCTCGTGGGAGAGCGGCACGACCTTCCCCGTGCAGAACGTCGGGCAGGCCAACGTCATCGCCGGCTGGAACGAGGGGCTCGTCGGCCAGAAGGTCGGCAGCCAGGTGATGCTCGTCGTGCCGCCGGACAAGGGCTACGGCGACCAGGAGAGCGGCTCGATCCCCGCGAACTCCACGCTCGTCTTCGTCGTGGACGTCCTCGCCGCGAGCTGACCCGCGCCCCGCGCGAGCGGTACCAGGACCGCCGGCCCCGTACCAGGGCCGGCGGTCCTGTCGCGTCCGGGGCCGGCGTCCTACGCTGGCCGGACCAGTCCCTCCAGCGTGGGAGGCCCGCATGGACCAGGCGACGCCCAGGATCCGTACCGTGGCGCTGGTCGGCGCCGCGGGCGCCGGCAAGACGACGCTCACCGAGGCCCTCCTGCACCGCGCGGGCGTGCTCGTGCGTCCGGGCCGCGTGGAGGACGGCACCACGGTCTGCGACCACGAGCCGGAGGAGGTCGCCCGCGGTTGCTCGCTGACGCTCGGCGTCGCGCCCTTCCGGTGGACGTGCGACGGCGACGGCGGCGGCCCCGTCGACGTGACGCTGCTCGACACGCCCGGCTCGCTCGACTTCGCGGGCTGCGTCGACGCGGCGCTCGCGGCCGCCGACCTCGCGCTCGTCGTGGTCAGCGCGGTCGACGGGGTCCAGGCGGGCACGCACCGCGCCTGGCGCGCCGCCGCGGAGGCCGGCGTGCCGCGCATGGTCGTCGTGACCAAGGAGGACAAGCCGCGCGCGGACTTCCGCCGCGTGCTCGACGAGCTGCGGACGGCGTTCGGGCCGGGGTTCGTGCCGCTCGAGCTGCCGCTGGGCGAGGAGACCGCGTTCTCCGGCGTCGCGGACGTGCTCAGCGAGGACGGCTACGCGTACGAGCCGGACGGGCACCACCACCGCGAGGAGCTGCCGTCCGGCCTCGCGGAGGAGGAGCACCGCCTGCACGAGGAGGTCACCGAGGAGATCGTCGCGCACGACGACGAGCAGCTCGAGCGCTACCTGTCCGGCGAGGTGCCCACCGTGGGCGAGCTCGAGCGCACGCTCGCGCACGAGGTCCGCGACGGCGCGGCGTTCCCCGTGCTCGTCGCGTCGGGCGTCACCGGTGTCGGCGTGGACCGCCTCGCCGACCTGCTGTGCGCGCTGGCGCCGGCGCCCACCGACCGGCACGTCACCGTGCTCGCCGGGTCGACCGAGGTCCCCGTCGCCGTCGACCCCGACGGCCCGGCGCTGGCGCACGCGTTCCGCACCGTCGCGGACCCGTTCGTGGGGCAGGTGACGCTGCTGCGGGTGCTCTCGGGCACGCTGCGCCCCGGCGACCGGCTCGTCAACGCGACGACGCGCACCGAGGAGCGCCTGCCCGGCCTGTTCCGCCTGCGCGGCAAGGAGCACGTGCCGGTCGAGGCGGCGCGTGCCGGCGAGGTGGTGGCGGTCGCCAAGCTCACGGGCACGCCGACCGGGTCCCTGCTGGCGACCAAGGGCAGCCCGGGCACGCGCCTGTCGGCGCGTCCGCTGCCGCCGCGTCCCGCGGTGTACGGGCTCGTGCTCGAGCCGGTGACGCAGTCGGACGACGACCGGCTGTCGGGCGCGCTCGCCCGCCTCGTCGCGGAGGACCCGACGCTCGCGGTCGACCGTGCCGGGGACCGGACCGTGCTGCGCGGGCTCGGCGACACGCACCTGGCGGTCGCGCTCGAGCGGCTCGCGCGCGTGTTCAACGTGCACGTGCGCACGGCGCCCGTGCCCGTCGGGTACCGGGAGACGATCGCCCGGACGGTCGAGGCCGAGGGCAGGCTCAAGAAGCAGTCCGGCGGGCACGGGCAGTTCGCGGTCGTGCGGATGCGCGTGTCCCCGCTGCCGGCCGGGTCCGGGCTGGAGTTCGTCGACTCCGTCGTCGGCGGCGCGATCCCCCGCGGGTACCTGCCCGCCGTGGAGCGCGGCGTCCGCGAGGCCATGGCCGCCGGCGGCCCGCACGGCTTCCCGGTCGTCGACGTGCGCGTCGAGGTGGTGGACGGCAAGGCGCACTCGGTCGACTCCTCGGACATGGCGTTCCGCACCGCCGCGTCGATCGGGCTCAAGGAGGCGCTGGCGACGGCCGGGACGGTGGTGCTGGAGCCGGTCAGCCGCGTGCGCGTCACCGTGCCCCTGGCGGCGCAGGGCGACGTCATGAGCGACCTGTCCTCCCGGCGCGGGCGCATCACCGACACGGCGTCCCTCGACGGCGGCGAGGTCGTGGTCGAGGCGACCGTGCCGGAGTCCGAGATCGCGCGCTACGTGCTGGACCTGCGCTCGCTCACGGGTGGGCGTGCGGACCTCGAGGTCGCGCCGGACCACTACGAGCCGTGCCCCGAGCACCTGGTCACGGCCTGACGCGCCCCGGGTCCGCGCCGCCGCCTGCCAGGATGCCGGGATGGACGAGCCGGAGATCGCCGCGCTGACGCGGGCCGTGCGCGAGTTCAGCGCCGAGCGCGACTGGGAGCAGTTCCACGACCCGAAGTCCCTGCTGCTCGCGCTGGTCGGCGAGGTGGGCGAGCTCGCCGAGCTGTTCCAGTGGGTGCCCGCCGCCGAGGCGGTCGACCGGTTCTCCGCGGCCGACCGCCGCACGCGCGCCGCCGAGGAGATGGCCGACGTGCTCGTCTACCTGGTGCGGCTCGCGGACGTGCTCGACGTGGACCTCGGCGCGGCGGCGCGCGCGAAGCTCGCCGCGTCCCACCGGCGCTTCCCGGCGGACCACGTGCGCGGGGTGGCGCCGGACAAGCCGTGAGGGCGGGGTCGCGGGCCGCCGGTGCGGCCCCCGCCGCCCGCGCTCCCTCGAGCGGCGCGACGCGCCGTGCAATCGATGCCATCGCCCCGGGTCTGGCGCACGTGCCCGCCGGTGCGTGAGCCTGCGGCCCATGGTCGATCCCCACCGCGCCGGGCTGTTCGCGGGTCTGGTGCCGGTGGGGGCGCTGGTCACGACCGTCGTGCTCGGCGTGGGCCGCCCGGCGCCGGCGGACGTCGCGGGCGCGCTGCTCGTGGCCGTGGCGGTCGCCGTCGGCGCGCGCCGTCCGGAGCCGTCCCGGGTCGGCCCGGCCGGCCGGGCGCCGGCGTCCGCGCGAGCGGGTCAGGCCTGCGCGTGGAGGTGTGCGACGACGCGCTGCGTCATGGCGTCGAGGGCCGCGACCTCCTCGTCGGTGAGCAGGTCGACGAAGTTGCGGCGCACCGACTCGACGTGGTGCGGCGCCGCCTCCTCGACGGCGCGCAGCCCCGCCGGGGTCAGCACGACGACCGAGCCGCGCCCGTCGCCGGGCGCCTCCTCGCGGTCGACCAGGCCGCGCCGCTGCATGCGGGTGATGTGGTGCGACAGGCGGCTGGTGGACCAGAGCATCGTGGCGGCGAGCTCGCTCAGGCGCATGCGGTGCGGGGAGGTCTCCGACAGGTTCGACAGCACGTCGTAGTCGGCGTCGGACAGCCCGCTGTCCTGCATGAGGTCACGGGTGATCTGCAGGTCGAGCAGGGCGCGCATGCGGCGGTACCCGCGCCAGGCGCGGGCCTGCTTCTCGTCGAGCCAGCGGGGTTCGCTCACGTGCCCACCCTACCGGGATTGTTGACATGTCATCGACGCCGCGACAGGATGCGTGACATGTCAACAAGCACGGCCGCCAGGACCGCTCGGCTGTCCCTGGGGCTCGTCCTGTTCGGGGTCAGCGTCGCGCTGATGATCCGCGCCGACCTCGGCGTCGGCCCCTGGGACGTGCTCCACCAGGGCCTGGCCGAGCGCCTCGGGCTGCCGGTCGGCTGGGTCGTCAACGGCGTCGCGGCGCTGGTGCTCCTGGCGTGGTGGCCGCTGCGGCAACGGCCGGGGATCGGCACCGTCGCGAACGTCGCCGTCGTCGGGGTCGTCGTCGAGGCGGTGCTCGCCGCGCTCGTCGTCCCGCAGGCGCTGCCCCTGCGCGCCGCCCTGCTCGTCGCCGGCATCCTGCTCAACGCCGTGGCGACGGCGCTGTACATCGGCGCCGGCCTCGGCCCCGGGCCGCGGGACGGGCTCATGACCGGGATCGCCGCGCGCGGGCACTCCGTGCGCGTCGTGCGGACGGTGATCGAGCTGTCGGTCCTCGCCGCGGGATGGCTGCTCGGCGGCACCGTCGGCGTCGGCACGGTCCTGTTCGCCGCCGCGATCGGCCCCCTCGTGCACCACCTCCTGCCCCGCCTCACCGTCCCGGCGCCCGCCGGCCCGACCAAGGAGCTCCCGCCATGCCCCGCCTGAACGTCGTCGTCGCCTCCACCCGCCCCGGCCGCGTCGGGCACGTCGTCGGCGACTGGTTCCGGGACCTCGCCGTCGCGCACGGCGCGTTCGACGTGCACGTCGTCGACCTCGCCCAGCTCGACCTGCCCTTCCACGACGAGCCCGGCCAGCCCGTCGAGGGCGGCCCGTACGTGCACGAGCACACGCGGCGCTGGAGCGAGACCACCGACGCGGCGGACGCGTTCGTCCTCGTGATGCCGGAGTACAACCGCGGCTACAGCGCTCCCCTGAAGAACGCGCTCGACTTCCTGCACCGCGAGTGGCACCACAAGCCGGTGGCCTTCGTCAGCTACGGCATGACGTCGGCGGGGCTGCGCGCCGTCGAGCAGATCACGCCGGTCGTCGTGGCGCTGGGGATGACGCCCGTACCGCGCGCCGTCGGCATCCACCTGCGCCAGGCCCTCGACGCCACCGGCGCGCTGGTCCCGACGACCGCCATGGCGAGCGCGGCCGACGGCATGCTCGACGAGCTGCGGCTGCTCGCGGACGCCCTGGCCCCGCTGCGTGCGGCTGCCGCGGCCGCATGAGCCGGGAGCGCCGGGCGACCATCCACCACGTCGCGCACGCCGCCGGGGTCTCGGCCTCCACGGTCTCCCGCGTCCTCGACGGCCGGACCGGCACGGCGGCGTCGACGACCGCACGCGTCCTGGCCGTGGTCGACGAGCTGGGGTACGAGTCGAGCCTCGTCGCCCGCGGGCTGCGCTCGCGGCGCACGCACGTCGTCGGTGTCCTCGCCGGGCGCTTCGAGCCGTTCTCGTCCGAGATCGTCAAGGGGGCCGCGGCGGCGCTCGTCGACACGGACTACGAGCTGCTGGCGTACACCGGCGGCCGGCGAGGCGGCGGGCCGGGGTGGGAGCGCCGGCTGCTGTCCCGGTTGAGCGGCACCCTGATCGACGGCGCCGTCCTCGTCAGGCCGAGGTCGACCTGGCGCACGTGTGGACACCGCGCCGCCGCCCGAGGCCCGCGTCTTCTTCGACCTCTACGCCGAGCTCACCTCGCTCGACCGCGACTGGCGGACCCGCATGCCGGTCCTGCAGCTGCGCCAGCACCTGGCCGTGCTCGCCCAGTTCGACGACGACCGGGGCGCCGCGGACCTCGTGCGGGCCACGGTCGCCCCCTTCCGGCGGCAGCCGTGAACGGCCCCGCGGCGCCGGCCGTCGCGCTCAGGGGCGTCGTCCGGCGGCTCGGCGCCGTCCGCGCGGCGGAGGGGCCGACGGGTCCGAGGTCAGCGGCCGGAGCGGGACGGTGCCGTCGTCGGCCGCGTCGCGCCCGACGGCGTGGCGCGCAGAGGTGAGCCGGTGCCCGACAGGGTCGCGGCCGGCGCTCCGGCCGGCGATCCCGTGGCCGTCGGGGCCGGCGGCAGGGGCCGCGGGCTGGACGACGGCGACGGCGACGGCGTCGGCATCGGGAACGTCGGGTGCGGGTCCGGCTCGTTGCACGAGGTGACGTGGTCGTCCGGGTCCGCGGCGCACGTGTCCTGGCCGTCCTCGCCGTCGAGGCGGTCGTTGCCGGGGACGCCGTCGACACCGTCCAGCGCGTCGGTGCCCCGGCCGCCGCGCAGCAGGTCCGCGCCGGGGCCGCCCACGAGCGTCTCGGTCCACTGCCCGCCCGTCAGCACGTCGTCCCCGCGCCCGCCGCGCACCTCCTCGACGTCGGGCAGCCAGCTCCACGGCGCGGGCAGGCCGACGGAGTCGCCCTCGCCCGGCTCGCCGTCGCCGCCGAGGCCGTCGAGCGCAACCGTGACGGGGCCCGTGCGCGCGCCGTAGTCGACGACGTCGCGGCCGGGTCCGCCGACGAGCTGGTGCGCGCCGTCGGGCACGGGGCCCGTGACGAACCGGTCGTCGCCCTGGCCGCCCTCGACGCGGCCGCTGTCGGTGCCCGGGTCCAGCACGTCGGCGCCCCAGCCGCCCTGGAGCAGGTCGTTCCCGGCGCCGCCG includes these proteins:
- a CDS encoding elongation factor G, which translates into the protein MDQATPRIRTVALVGAAGAGKTTLTEALLHRAGVLVRPGRVEDGTTVCDHEPEEVARGCSLTLGVAPFRWTCDGDGGGPVDVTLLDTPGSLDFAGCVDAALAAADLALVVVSAVDGVQAGTHRAWRAAAEAGVPRMVVVTKEDKPRADFRRVLDELRTAFGPGFVPLELPLGEETAFSGVADVLSEDGYAYEPDGHHHREELPSGLAEEEHRLHEEVTEEIVAHDDEQLERYLSGEVPTVGELERTLAHEVRDGAAFPVLVASGVTGVGVDRLADLLCALAPAPTDRHVTVLAGSTEVPVAVDPDGPALAHAFRTVADPFVGQVTLLRVLSGTLRPGDRLVNATTRTEERLPGLFRLRGKEHVPVEAARAGEVVAVAKLTGTPTGSLLATKGSPGTRLSARPLPPRPAVYGLVLEPVTQSDDDRLSGALARLVAEDPTLAVDRAGDRTVLRGLGDTHLAVALERLARVFNVHVRTAPVPVGYRETIARTVEAEGRLKKQSGGHGQFAVVRMRVSPLPAGSGLEFVDSVVGGAIPRGYLPAVERGVREAMAAGGPHGFPVVDVRVEVVDGKAHSVDSSDMAFRTAASIGLKEALATAGTVVLEPVSRVRVTVPLAAQGDVMSDLSSRRGRITDTASLDGGEVVVEATVPESEIARYVLDLRSLTGGRADLEVAPDHYEPCPEHLVTA
- a CDS encoding nucleotide pyrophosphohydrolase, with product MDEPEIAALTRAVREFSAERDWEQFHDPKSLLLALVGEVGELAELFQWVPAAEAVDRFSAADRRTRAAEEMADVLVYLVRLADVLDVDLGAAARAKLAASHRRFPADHVRGVAPDKP
- a CDS encoding MarR family winged helix-turn-helix transcriptional regulator; translated protein: MSEPRWLDEKQARAWRGYRRMRALLDLQITRDLMQDSGLSDADYDVLSNLSETSPHRMRLSELAATMLWSTSRLSHHITRMQRRGLVDREEAPGDGRGSVVVLTPAGLRAVEEAAPHHVESVRRNFVDLLTDEEVAALDAMTQRVVAHLHAQA
- a CDS encoding YitT family protein encodes the protein MSTSTAARTARLSLGLVLFGVSVALMIRADLGVGPWDVLHQGLAERLGLPVGWVVNGVAALVLLAWWPLRQRPGIGTVANVAVVGVVVEAVLAALVVPQALPLRAALLVAGILLNAVATALYIGAGLGPGPRDGLMTGIAARGHSVRVVRTVIELSVLAAGWLLGGTVGVGTVLFAAAIGPLVHHLLPRLTVPAPAGPTKELPPCPA
- a CDS encoding NADPH-dependent FMN reductase, whose amino-acid sequence is MPRLNVVVASTRPGRVGHVVGDWFRDLAVAHGAFDVHVVDLAQLDLPFHDEPGQPVEGGPYVHEHTRRWSETTDAADAFVLVMPEYNRGYSAPLKNALDFLHREWHHKPVAFVSYGMTSAGLRAVEQITPVVVALGMTPVPRAVGIHLRQALDATGALVPTTAMASAADGMLDELRLLADALAPLRAAAAAA